One stretch of Streptomyces sp. R21 DNA includes these proteins:
- a CDS encoding N-acetyltransferase family protein: MEIRRATTADELSAAEHLFDNPVRPEWAERFLSTAGHHLFLAYEHDAPIGFVSGVETVHPDKGTEMFLYELGVAEPYRRRGTGRALIDTLAALAREHGCYGMWVGVDTGNDVALATYRSAGGKDDGTCTVVTWDFG, translated from the coding sequence ATGGAGATTCGCCGCGCCACCACCGCCGACGAACTGTCCGCCGCCGAGCACCTCTTCGACAACCCGGTGCGCCCCGAGTGGGCCGAGCGCTTCCTGAGCACGGCCGGGCACCATCTCTTCCTCGCCTACGAGCACGACGCTCCCATCGGCTTCGTCAGCGGCGTCGAGACGGTCCACCCCGACAAGGGCACCGAGATGTTCCTGTACGAGCTGGGGGTCGCCGAGCCCTACCGGCGGCGGGGCACCGGCCGGGCGCTGATCGACACGCTCGCCGCCCTCGCCCGTGAGCACGGCTGTTACGGGATGTGGGTCGGCGTCGACACCGGCAACGACGTCGCCCTCGCCACCTACCGCAGCGCGGGTGGCAAGGACGACGGGACGTGCACGGTGGTGACGTGGGACTTCGGGTAG
- a CDS encoding alpha/beta fold hydrolase: protein MDLRLPRLRGPALRGPRRWIAAAAAVAVLAGVGTWTAVASDDAPPVHRADRVMALGDGVRIDTSYFTAGSGRRPAVLLGHGFGGSKDDVKGEAEKLARDGYAVLTWSARGFGRSTGKIGLNDPKGEVADVSKLIDWLAKRPEVRLDKAGDPRVGVTGGSYGGAISLLAAGYDRRVDAIAPAITYWNLSDALFPNGVFKKLWAGIFINSGGGCDRFEARLCTMYDRVAESGKPDAAAEKLLEERSPSAVADRIKVPTLIVQGQSDSLFPLGQADAMAKAISANGAPVDVDWISGGHDGGDMEADRVQARVGSWFDRYLKDEPGVDTGPAFRVTRTGGIDSTDGAAQLRGASGDAYPGLSSGGHTVALTGGEQSFQNPAGASPPAISALPGLGGSGGLSQLSALGVGVSLDFPGQFAKFDSATLTRDLRITGSPTATVHVKSSTGDAVLFGKVYDVGPGGTQQVLPSQLVAPVRVENAKAGKDVTLTLPAVDHEVQKGHRLRLVLASTDLGYASPAAPATYSVSLKGDLTVPTAPGVTTAAAPLPAWVWWLPLAGAALALALLLTGRRRTATPAPDPELAEVPLQITDLSKRYAKSADRYAVRDLGFRVEKGQVLGLLGPNGAGKTTTLRMLMGLIKPDGGEIRVFGHAIRPGAPVLSRVGAFVEGAGFLPHLSGRENLELYWQATGRPPEDAHLEEALEIAGLGDALARAVRTYSQGMRQRLAIAQAMLGLPDLLILDEPTNGLDPPQIREMREVMIRYAAAGRTVIVSSHLLAEVEQSCTHLVVMDRGRLIQAGPVAEIVGSGDTLLIGTGSPVEEPVVEKVGALPGVASAVAAEGGLLVRLDPDGSAERLVVELVRLEVPVASVGPHRRLEDAFLTLIGGAA from the coding sequence ATGGATCTTCGACTGCCCCGACTGCGTGGGCCCGCACTGCGGGGACCGCGGCGCTGGATCGCCGCCGCGGCCGCCGTCGCCGTGCTCGCGGGCGTCGGCACGTGGACGGCCGTCGCCTCGGACGACGCCCCGCCCGTGCACCGCGCCGACCGTGTGATGGCCCTCGGCGACGGAGTGCGGATCGACACGTCGTACTTCACCGCGGGTTCGGGCCGCCGCCCCGCCGTGCTCCTCGGGCACGGCTTCGGCGGCAGCAAGGACGATGTGAAGGGCGAGGCGGAGAAGCTCGCCCGCGACGGGTATGCGGTGCTGACCTGGTCGGCCCGCGGCTTCGGCAGGTCCACCGGGAAGATCGGCCTCAACGACCCGAAGGGCGAGGTCGCCGACGTCTCGAAGCTCATCGACTGGCTGGCCAAGCGCCCGGAGGTCCGGCTCGACAAGGCCGGCGACCCGCGCGTGGGCGTCACCGGCGGCTCGTACGGCGGGGCGATCTCGCTGCTGGCCGCCGGGTACGACCGGCGGGTGGACGCGATCGCCCCCGCGATCACGTACTGGAACCTGTCGGACGCCCTGTTCCCGAACGGCGTCTTCAAGAAGCTCTGGGCCGGGATCTTCATCAACTCCGGCGGCGGCTGCGACCGGTTCGAGGCCCGGCTGTGCACCATGTACGACCGGGTCGCGGAGTCCGGGAAGCCCGACGCGGCGGCCGAGAAGCTCCTTGAGGAGCGCAGCCCCTCCGCCGTCGCCGACCGCATCAAGGTGCCCACCCTCATCGTGCAGGGCCAGTCCGACTCCCTCTTCCCGCTCGGCCAGGCCGACGCCATGGCCAAGGCGATCAGTGCCAACGGCGCACCCGTGGACGTCGACTGGATCTCCGGCGGGCACGACGGCGGCGACATGGAGGCGGACCGCGTCCAGGCCCGTGTCGGCTCCTGGTTCGACCGCTACCTGAAGGACGAGCCGGGCGTGGACACCGGCCCCGCCTTCCGCGTCACCCGCACCGGAGGCATCGACTCCACCGACGGCGCCGCCCAGTTGAGGGGCGCGAGCGGCGACGCGTACCCGGGCCTGTCCAGCGGTGGGCACACGGTCGCGCTGACCGGCGGCGAGCAGAGCTTCCAGAACCCGGCCGGGGCGAGCCCGCCCGCGATCTCCGCCCTGCCGGGCCTCGGCGGCTCCGGCGGCCTCTCCCAGCTGTCGGCGCTCGGCGTGGGAGTCTCCCTCGACTTCCCGGGCCAGTTCGCGAAGTTCGACTCGGCGACGCTGACGCGCGACCTGCGCATCACCGGCTCGCCCACGGCGACGGTGCACGTGAAGTCGTCCACCGGCGACGCGGTCCTCTTCGGGAAGGTGTACGACGTCGGCCCCGGCGGCACACAACAGGTGCTGCCCTCCCAGCTGGTCGCCCCGGTCCGCGTCGAGAACGCGAAGGCCGGCAAGGACGTCACCCTCACCCTCCCGGCCGTCGACCACGAGGTGCAGAAGGGCCACCGGCTCCGCCTGGTCCTCGCCTCCACCGACCTCGGCTACGCGTCCCCGGCCGCTCCGGCGACGTACTCCGTCTCCCTCAAGGGCGACCTGACCGTCCCGACCGCCCCCGGTGTGACGACCGCCGCGGCCCCGCTGCCCGCCTGGGTCTGGTGGCTGCCGCTCGCCGGAGCCGCCCTGGCCCTCGCCCTCCTGCTGACGGGCCGACGCCGTACGGCGACCCCGGCGCCCGACCCCGAGCTGGCCGAAGTCCCGCTCCAGATCACCGACCTGAGCAAGCGGTACGCGAAGTCGGCGGACCGGTACGCGGTGCGCGACCTGGGGTTCCGCGTGGAGAAGGGCCAGGTCCTGGGCCTGCTCGGGCCGAACGGCGCGGGCAAGACGACGACACTTCGCATGCTCATGGGTCTGATCAAGCCCGACGGCGGCGAGATCCGCGTCTTCGGCCACGCGATCCGCCCCGGCGCGCCGGTCCTCTCCCGCGTCGGCGCCTTCGTGGAGGGCGCGGGCTTCCTCCCGCACCTCTCCGGACGCGAGAACCTGGAGCTGTACTGGCAGGCCACCGGGCGTCCGCCCGAGGACGCCCACCTGGAGGAGGCGCTGGAGATCGCGGGCCTCGGCGACGCACTGGCCCGCGCGGTCCGCACGTACTCCCAGGGCATGCGCCAGCGCCTCGCCATCGCCCAGGCGATGCTCGGCCTCCCGGACCTCCTCATCCTCGACGAACCGACCAACGGCCTCGACCCGCCGCAGATCCGCGAGATGCGCGAGGTCATGATCCGCTACGCGGCGGCGGGACGCACGGTCATCGTCTCCAGCCACCTCCTCGCCGAGGTCGAGCAGTCATGCACCCACCTGGTGGTCATGGACCGCGGCCGCCTCATCCAGGCGGGCCCGGTCGCCGAGATCGTGGGCTCCGGCGACACCCTGCTGATCGGCACCGGCTCCCCCGTGGAGGAGCCCGTCGTCGAGAAGGTCGGCGCGCTGCCGGGCGTGGCCTCGGCCGTCGCCGCCGAGGGCGGGCTGCTGGTCCGCCTCGACCCCGACGGAAGCGCGGAACGCCTGGTCGTGGAGCTCGTACGGCTCGAAGTGCCCGTGGCGTCGGTGGGCCCCCACCGCCGTCTGGAAGACGCCTTCCTCACCCTGATCGGAGGTGCCGCATGA
- a CDS encoding ABC transporter permease, producing the protein MSTLVERAETADGYRARRTLPLRVELIRQLKRRRTLVMGAILAVLPFVLVIAFAVGGEPGARNGQVTLMDTATASGANFAAVNLFVSAGFLLVIPVALFCGDTIASEASWSSLRYLLAAPVPRARLLWSKLTVALGLSLAAMVLLPVVALVVGTAAYGWGPLEIPTGGALSAGTAAQRLLIVVAYVFVSQLVTAGLAFWLSTKTDAPLGAVGGAVGLTIVGNVLDAVTALGDWRDFLPAHWQFAWADAVQPTPEWGGMIQGTAISITYALVLFALAFRGFRRKDIVS; encoded by the coding sequence ATGAGCACGCTCGTCGAGCGGGCCGAGACGGCCGACGGCTATCGCGCGCGGCGCACCCTGCCGCTGCGCGTCGAGCTGATCCGGCAGTTGAAGCGGCGCCGCACCCTCGTCATGGGCGCGATCCTCGCGGTGCTGCCCTTCGTGCTGGTCATCGCGTTCGCCGTCGGCGGCGAACCCGGCGCGCGCAACGGGCAGGTGACGCTGATGGACACGGCCACCGCGTCCGGCGCGAACTTCGCCGCGGTGAACCTGTTCGTCTCCGCGGGCTTCCTCCTCGTCATCCCCGTCGCGCTGTTCTGCGGGGACACGATCGCCTCCGAGGCGAGCTGGTCCTCGCTGCGCTATCTGCTGGCCGCCCCCGTGCCGAGGGCGCGCCTGCTGTGGTCCAAGCTCACCGTCGCGCTCGGCCTCAGCCTCGCCGCGATGGTGCTGCTGCCGGTCGTCGCCCTGGTGGTCGGTACGGCGGCCTACGGCTGGGGTCCGCTGGAGATCCCCACCGGCGGCGCGCTCTCCGCGGGCACCGCGGCCCAGCGCCTGCTGATCGTGGTGGCGTACGTCTTCGTGTCCCAACTGGTCACCGCGGGGCTCGCGTTCTGGCTGTCGACCAAGACGGACGCACCCCTGGGCGCGGTCGGCGGAGCCGTCGGCCTGACGATCGTCGGGAACGTCCTGGACGCCGTCACCGCCCTCGGCGACTGGCGCGACTTCCTGCCCGCGCACTGGCAGTTCGCCTGGGCCGACGCCGTCCAGCCCACTCCGGAGTGGGGAGGCATGATCCAGGGCACGGCGATTTCGATAACGTACGCGCTCGTGCTGTTCGCCCTGGCCTTCCGCGGTTTCCGGCGCAAGGACATCGTGTCGTAG
- a CDS encoding von Willebrand factor type A domain-containing protein, which produces MGTDHIRRLRSALLALTVAGGLLLTGCSGAGGDHSGASKGANRYGDGATGPLPAPAQPSGTGQGEQNGERKGEENRDIAPSPDYLSTFALDVDTASYGYARRTLADGRMPDPSTVRPEEFVNSFRQDYERPDGNGFSVTVDGARTDEDGWSLVRVGLATRAAEDDRERPPAALTFVIDVSGSMDEPGRLDLAKDSLDVMTDRLRDDDSVALVTFSDEAELVLPMTRLGDHRGRVHDAIDGLESRSSTNLGAGVSTGYDIAVEGLRKGATNRVVLISDALANTGDTDADSILERISGARREHGITLFGVGVGSDYGDALMERLADKGDGHTTYVSTKDDARKVFCEQLPQNIDLTARDAKAQVAFDPETVREFRLIGYDNRTVADEDFRNDRVDGGEVGPGHTVTALYAVRTRPGASGHLATASVRWLDPDTRAPHERSGQLETGALGDDLWTAPARFQVDAVAAYFADALRHGDHRWTALPDRSSLTRLADRADELADSTEDKAVRELADAVERAARVEG; this is translated from the coding sequence ATGGGGACGGATCACATACGGCGGCTGCGGAGCGCACTGCTCGCGCTCACCGTCGCGGGCGGCCTGCTGCTCACCGGTTGCAGCGGCGCCGGCGGGGACCACAGCGGCGCGTCGAAGGGCGCGAACAGGTACGGCGACGGCGCCACGGGCCCGCTGCCCGCCCCCGCCCAGCCCTCGGGCACCGGGCAGGGCGAACAGAACGGCGAGCGGAAGGGCGAAGAGAACCGGGACATCGCGCCCTCCCCCGACTACCTCTCCACCTTCGCCCTCGACGTGGACACCGCCTCGTACGGCTATGCCCGCCGCACCCTCGCCGACGGCCGCATGCCCGACCCGTCGACCGTGCGCCCCGAGGAGTTCGTCAACAGCTTCCGGCAGGACTACGAACGCCCGGACGGCAACGGCTTCTCGGTCACCGTCGACGGCGCCCGCACGGACGAGGACGGTTGGTCGCTCGTCCGGGTCGGACTCGCGACCCGCGCCGCCGAGGACGACCGCGAACGCCCGCCCGCCGCCCTCACCTTCGTCATCGACGTCTCCGGCTCCATGGACGAACCGGGCCGCCTCGACCTGGCCAAGGACTCCCTCGACGTGATGACGGACCGGCTGCGCGACGACGACTCGGTAGCCCTGGTCACCTTCAGCGACGAGGCCGAGCTGGTGCTGCCGATGACCCGCCTCGGCGACCACCGAGGCCGCGTCCACGACGCCATCGACGGCCTGGAGTCCCGTTCGTCGACCAACCTCGGCGCGGGCGTGAGCACCGGCTACGACATCGCCGTCGAGGGCCTGCGCAAGGGCGCCACCAACCGGGTCGTCCTGATCTCGGACGCGCTCGCCAACACCGGCGACACCGACGCGGACTCGATCCTCGAACGTATCTCCGGCGCCCGCCGCGAACACGGCATCACCCTCTTCGGTGTCGGCGTCGGCAGCGACTACGGCGACGCCCTCATGGAGCGCCTCGCCGACAAGGGCGACGGCCACACGACGTACGTGTCCACCAAGGACGACGCCCGCAAGGTCTTCTGCGAGCAACTCCCGCAGAACATCGACCTGACAGCCCGCGACGCCAAGGCGCAGGTCGCCTTCGACCCGGAGACCGTGCGGGAGTTCCGCCTCATCGGCTACGACAACCGCACGGTCGCCGACGAGGACTTCCGCAACGACCGCGTCGACGGCGGCGAGGTCGGCCCCGGCCACACGGTCACCGCGCTCTACGCCGTCCGCACCAGGCCGGGCGCCTCCGGTCACCTCGCCACCGCGAGCGTCCGCTGGCTGGACCCCGACACCCGCGCCCCGCACGAGAGGTCGGGCCAGCTGGAGACCGGCGCCCTCGGTGACGACCTGTGGACCGCGCCCGCCCGCTTCCAAGTCGATGCGGTGGCCGCGTACTTCGCCGACGCCCTCCGCCACGGCGACCACCGCTGGACCGCCCTCCCGGACCGCTCCTCCCTCACCCGACTCGCCGACCGGGCCGACGAGTTGGCCGACTCCACGGAGGACAAGGCGGTACGCGAGCTGGCGGACGCCGTCGAAAGGGCTGCCCGGGTCGAGGGCTGA
- a CDS encoding long-chain fatty acid--CoA ligase has protein sequence MGVRKDLRRARQHADLAARRRTELIRDETGTVREARTAPLVPAATTGSIADVPFTNAAEAPDAVVLRRGENGTWRPVTAAAFAREVTDAAKGLIAAGLEPGGRVALMSRTRYEWTVLDFAIWAAGGQSVPIYATSSAQQVEWIVRDSGARLVIAETADNAATVTTGTAGHPEPPLLYVLDADALPELTALGRDIPDEEVTKRRSALTPDTVATICYTSGTTGQPKGCVLTHANLHAQAANMAELAHPLFKEVTGQVASTLLFLPLAHIMGRGLQIACLMARIELGHCPSLKPDELRPALREFRPTFLVGVPYLFEKIHATGRATAEKMGRAASFDRAHRVGVRFGAASLDRFLSRGKGPGLRLYAAWALYDLLVYRRIRKELGGRARYAISGGSPLDRDLNLFFAGAGIIVYEGYGLTETTAAATVVPPLEPRPGTVGVPLPGTAVRIADDGEVLVKGGIVFGAYWNNPAATDDVLSNEWFATGDLGALDEDGYLTITGRKKDIIVTSGGKNVAPAVLEDRLRGRALVGQCLVVGDNRPFVAALITLDPDAVAHWLAVRGLPADTPPADLAADPRMRDDVQRAVDHANAAVSRAESIRAFRLVPGEFTEDNGLLTPSLKVKRHAALAAYADEIEALYRT, from the coding sequence ATGGGCGTACGCAAGGATCTGCGACGGGCGCGGCAGCACGCCGACCTGGCGGCCCGCCGCAGAACCGAGCTGATCAGGGACGAGACCGGCACCGTCCGCGAGGCCCGCACCGCCCCCCTGGTACCGGCGGCCACCACCGGCAGCATTGCCGACGTCCCTTTCACCAACGCGGCCGAGGCCCCGGACGCCGTGGTCCTGCGCCGAGGCGAGAACGGCACCTGGCGCCCGGTGACCGCGGCGGCCTTCGCCCGCGAAGTCACCGACGCGGCCAAGGGGTTGATCGCCGCCGGCCTCGAACCGGGCGGCCGCGTCGCCCTGATGTCCCGCACCCGCTACGAATGGACGGTCCTCGACTTCGCGATCTGGGCGGCAGGCGGCCAGAGCGTGCCGATCTACGCCACCTCGTCCGCCCAGCAGGTGGAGTGGATCGTCCGGGACTCCGGCGCCCGCCTCGTCATCGCCGAGACCGCCGACAACGCGGCCACCGTCACCACCGGCACGGCCGGCCACCCCGAACCCCCGCTCCTGTACGTCCTGGACGCGGACGCCCTGCCCGAACTCACCGCCCTGGGCCGGGACATCCCCGACGAGGAGGTCACCAAGCGCCGCTCGGCCCTGACCCCCGATACCGTCGCCACGATCTGCTACACCTCCGGCACCACCGGACAACCCAAGGGCTGCGTCCTCACCCACGCCAACCTGCACGCCCAGGCCGCCAACATGGCCGAACTGGCGCACCCCCTCTTCAAGGAGGTCACCGGCCAGGTCGCCTCCACACTCCTGTTCCTCCCGCTCGCCCACATCATGGGCCGGGGCCTGCAGATCGCCTGTCTGATGGCCCGCATCGAGCTGGGCCACTGCCCGAGCCTCAAGCCCGACGAACTCCGGCCCGCGCTACGGGAGTTCCGGCCCACCTTCCTCGTCGGGGTGCCGTACCTCTTCGAGAAGATCCACGCCACCGGTCGCGCCACCGCCGAGAAGATGGGCCGCGCCGCCTCCTTCGACCGTGCCCACCGCGTCGGCGTCCGCTTCGGCGCGGCGTCCCTCGACCGGTTCCTCAGCCGCGGCAAGGGCCCGGGCCTGCGGCTGTACGCGGCCTGGGCGCTGTACGACCTGCTCGTCTACCGCCGTATCCGCAAGGAGCTCGGCGGCCGTGCGCGCTACGCCATCAGCGGCGGATCCCCGCTCGACCGCGACCTCAACCTGTTCTTCGCCGGCGCCGGAATCATCGTCTACGAGGGCTACGGCCTGACAGAGACGACCGCGGCGGCCACCGTCGTCCCGCCTCTCGAACCCCGCCCCGGCACGGTCGGCGTCCCCCTCCCCGGCACCGCGGTCCGCATCGCGGACGACGGCGAGGTCCTCGTCAAGGGCGGCATCGTCTTCGGCGCGTACTGGAACAACCCGGCCGCGACCGACGACGTCCTGTCGAACGAGTGGTTCGCCACCGGTGACCTCGGCGCCCTCGACGAGGACGGCTACCTCACCATCACCGGCCGGAAGAAGGACATCATCGTCACCTCCGGCGGCAAGAACGTCGCACCGGCCGTCCTGGAGGACCGGCTGCGCGGCCGCGCCCTCGTCGGCCAGTGCCTCGTCGTCGGCGACAACCGCCCCTTCGTCGCCGCCCTGATCACCCTGGACCCCGACGCCGTGGCCCACTGGCTCGCCGTGCGCGGCCTGCCCGCGGACACCCCGCCGGCCGATCTCGCCGCGGACCCCCGGATGCGCGACGACGTCCAGCGGGCCGTCGACCACGCGAACGCGGCGGTCTCGCGCGCCGAGTCCATCCGCGCCTTCCGGCTGGTGCCGGGCGAGTTCACCGAGGACAACGGCCTGCTCACGCCGTCCCTGAAGGTCAAACGGCACGCGGCGTTGGCGGCGTACGCGGACGAGATCGAGGCGCTCTACCGGACCTGA
- a CDS encoding rodlin: MKKLWATAAVAASVAGIAGAAAPQAMAIGNDEGVNTKNGNGAVQKYGNQATHGDMSPQLSLVQGTLNKPCVGLPAKLNVGSVVGVVPVTVLQDVPVLSAPQNQQCTENSTQAKGDEPLSHILDNIPVLSGNGASGS; the protein is encoded by the coding sequence ATGAAGAAGCTGTGGGCGACCGCGGCCGTTGCCGCTTCTGTCGCCGGTATCGCCGGTGCCGCCGCGCCCCAGGCGATGGCCATCGGCAACGACGAAGGTGTCAACACCAAGAACGGCAACGGCGCCGTCCAGAAGTACGGCAACCAGGCCACGCACGGCGACATGAGCCCCCAGCTCTCGCTCGTCCAGGGCACCCTGAACAAGCCCTGTGTCGGCCTGCCGGCCAAGCTGAACGTCGGCTCCGTCGTCGGCGTGGTGCCGGTCACCGTCCTGCAGGACGTGCCGGTCCTCTCGGCCCCGCAGAACCAGCAGTGCACCGAGAACTCCACCCAGGCCAAGGGCGACGAGCCGCTGTCGCACATCCTGGACAACATCCCGGTCCTCTCGGGCAACGGCGCCTCGGGCAGCTGA
- a CDS encoding rodlin, with protein MIKKVMAAAAVAASVVGASAAAAPQALAIGNDGGVKTVNGNGAEQVYGNQATYGNMSPQMALVQGSLNKPCIGLPVKGNIGSVVGVVPVTVLQDVPILSAPQNQQCTENSTQAKGDEPLSHILDNIPVLSGNGASKS; from the coding sequence GTGATCAAGAAGGTTATGGCTGCTGCGGCTGTCGCCGCTTCCGTCGTCGGAGCCTCGGCTGCCGCCGCGCCCCAGGCGCTGGCGATCGGCAACGACGGTGGCGTCAAGACCGTCAACGGCAACGGCGCCGAGCAGGTCTACGGCAACCAGGCCACGTACGGCAACATGAGCCCGCAGATGGCGCTCGTCCAGGGCTCGCTGAACAAGCCCTGCATCGGTCTGCCGGTCAAGGGCAACATCGGTTCGGTCGTCGGCGTGGTGCCGGTCACCGTCCTGCAGGACGTGCCGATCCTCTCGGCCCCGCAGAACCAGCAGTGCACCGAGAACTCCACCCAGGCCAAGGGCGACGAGCCGCTCTCGCACATCCTGGACAACATCCCGGTCCTCTCCGGCAACGGCGCCAGCAAGAGCTGA
- a CDS encoding rodlin: protein MLKKSMAAVAVAASVVGVSAAAAPQALAIGNDNGVSTTNGNGAEQSYGNAKTMGEMSPQLSLAQGALNKLCVGLPAKVNVGSVVGVVPVTVLQDVPVLSAPQNQQCAENSTQAKGDEPLSHIVDNIPVLSGNGATGS, encoded by the coding sequence ATGCTCAAGAAGTCAATGGCCGCTGTGGCGGTCGCGGCTTCCGTCGTCGGTGTCTCGGCCGCAGCCGCCCCTCAGGCGCTGGCGATCGGCAACGACAACGGCGTCAGCACCACCAACGGGAACGGCGCCGAGCAGTCGTACGGCAACGCCAAGACGATGGGCGAGATGAGCCCCCAGCTCTCGCTGGCCCAGGGCGCGCTGAACAAGCTGTGCGTCGGCCTTCCGGCCAAGGTCAACGTGGGTTCGGTCGTCGGTGTGGTGCCGGTCACCGTTCTGCAGGACGTGCCGGTCCTCTCGGCGCCGCAGAACCAGCAGTGCGCGGAGAACTCCACGCAGGCGAAGGGCGACGAGCCGCTGTCGCACATCGTGGACAACATCCCGGTGCTCTCCGGCAACGGCGCCACGGGCAGCTGA
- a CDS encoding chaplin — MTAEKGKYVKHKKSAALVAGAIMALGMAAPAFADADAHGAAVGSPGVLSGNVVQVPVHIPVNVCGNSVNVIALLNPAFGNTCVND; from the coding sequence ATGACCGCAGAGAAGGGAAAGTACGTGAAGCACAAGAAGAGCGCTGCTCTCGTCGCCGGCGCGATCATGGCCCTGGGCATGGCCGCCCCGGCCTTCGCGGACGCGGACGCCCACGGTGCCGCGGTCGGTTCCCCCGGTGTCCTCTCGGGCAACGTCGTGCAGGTTCCGGTTCACATCCCGGTCAACGTGTGCGGCAACTCGGTCAACGTCATCGCGCTGCTGAACCCCGCGTTCGGCAACACCTGCGTCAACGACTGA
- a CDS encoding chaplin, with protein sequence MRQTLSRGMVVAAAATSILSLYGTPAFADSHAGGAAADSPGVAAGNDVQVPVDVPVNACGNSVDVAAALNPAFGNSCANGSDKHGSHGAPHHSSHHESSSGYGSDDFDDWGGYGSGADDSGYGSGYGGSPGHGGSGSSAHGGTHDSPGVGSGNHAQAPVDVPVNACGNTVDVISALNPVFGNDCAGKGTHGGHGAHGGHGAHGGPGGTHGGNGGYGDTPGGYGDTPPHKPPHKPPHKPPTGHEQPPGPPGTPPGTPPGTPPGTPPGTPPGTPPGTPPGTPPGTPPGTPPGTPPGTPPGTPPTLPHTGSEDMLGLSAASAALLAGGTLLYRRGRAASRK encoded by the coding sequence TTGCGACAGACCCTGAGCAGGGGAATGGTCGTGGCCGCGGCCGCGACGAGCATCCTGTCCCTCTACGGCACTCCCGCCTTCGCCGACTCGCACGCGGGCGGCGCGGCCGCTGACTCGCCCGGCGTCGCAGCGGGCAACGACGTCCAGGTCCCGGTGGACGTCCCGGTCAACGCGTGCGGCAACTCCGTCGACGTGGCCGCCGCGCTCAACCCGGCCTTCGGCAACTCCTGCGCCAACGGCTCGGACAAGCACGGGTCCCACGGCGCACCGCACCACTCCTCCCACCACGAGAGCTCCTCGGGCTACGGCTCCGACGACTTCGACGACTGGGGCGGGTATGGCTCGGGCGCGGACGACTCGGGCTACGGCTCCGGATACGGGGGCTCGCCGGGCCACGGCGGTTCCGGCTCCTCGGCGCACGGCGGGACGCACGATTCGCCCGGCGTCGGGTCGGGCAACCACGCCCAGGCGCCGGTGGACGTCCCGGTGAACGCGTGCGGCAACACGGTGGACGTGATCAGCGCGCTCAACCCCGTCTTCGGCAACGACTGTGCGGGCAAGGGCACGCACGGAGGGCATGGCGCCCACGGAGGGCATGGGGCCCACGGAGGCCCCGGTGGCACGCACGGAGGCAACGGAGGCTACGGGGACACCCCGGGAGGCTACGGGGACACACCCCCGCACAAGCCGCCCCACAAGCCCCCGCACAAGCCGCCGACGGGCCACGAACAGCCCCCTGGTCCGCCCGGCACGCCTCCGGGTACGCCCCCCGGTACTCCGCCCGGCACCCCTCCGGGTACTCCGCCGGGCACGCCCCCTGGCACGCCCCCTGGCACCCCGCCCGGTACTCCGCCGGGTACGCCCCCCGGCACCCCGCCGGGCACCCCGCCTGGCACGCCCCCCACGCTGCCGCACACCGGCAGCGAGGACATGCTCGGGCTTTCGGCCGCCAGTGCCGCCCTGCTCGCGGGTGGCACCCTGCTGTACCGACGGGGCCGAGCCGCGTCCCGTAAGTAG